The genomic segment ATAAACTGCGCTAAACTCATCGGCTTTAAAGCTAGTAAGAGCTGAGACTGCTAGCACGAGTGGTCGCTTGGATAGGGCATTTAGCCTAGACATTACCTCACACATCGCGCGCTCGCCAGCACTTGCGTGAAGCGTGATCATATCGACATCAAGAGCCGCTATGACCTCTGCCGCGTCAGCCATAGTGTTTGGTATGTCGTGTAGCTTTAAATCAAGAAAAATTTTAAACCCGCCAAGACCTTTTAGCTCACTTAAAATTCCAGCCCCATCGCGCAAAAATGAGCGAAGCCCTACCTTTAGCCACACATCAAGCCCAGATAGCTCGCGCACCAGGACTAAATTCTCGTTACGGCTTGGCAGATCAAGCGCTACGCAAAGCTTCACTTGCTAGCCTTTATCGCACCTAAAACACCATTAATAAACCTAGGAGATGTATCACTTGTTAGCTCTTTTGCAAGCTCAACAGCTTCGTTGATGATGACTGCCGTATCTGCTTCTCCCAGCGTCATCTCATAGACACCAAGTCTTAGTATGTTACGCTCAACAACACCTACTTTTTCGATATCGCCATCTTTTAGATACTCTTTTAGTTTGCGATCTATCGCATCTTTTTTGGCTAAAATTTCATTAAATGCGCGAACCACATCCTCTCGGCGTTCATTGCGTATCTTTCTTTCATTTAAAAATTCCTCTAAAAATTCCTCACTAACACCGCTCATTTCATGTGAGTATAGCAGTGATACAACGGCTTGGCGTGCTTGATGTCTTGTTGCCATTTTATGCCTTTAAATTTCTATAAAGACTTAGCATTTCTATAACGCCAGTCATCGCTTCAAAACCCTTGTTTCCAGCCTTACTGCCCGCACGCTCGATAGCTTGCTCGATACTATCGACCGTTAGCACGCCAAATGTTACTGGAAGGCCATATTTTAGCGTTACATTTGCTATGCCTTTTGTGGTTTCTGCTGAAACGTAGTCAAAGTGTGGAGTTGATCCGCGAATCACCGCACCCACACAGCAAACCGCGTCAAATTTACCGCTCTCAAGTGCCTTTTGTAACGCCATTGGTATCTCAAACGCACCAGGTACTAAAATAAGGCTTAAGTTTTTCTCATCGCCACCGTGGCGTAAAAACGCGTCTCTTGCGCCCTCTACCAAACGATCTGTGATGATGTGGTTAAACCTAGCGTTTATGATCGCCACTTTTTCCTTACCCGTTAGGGCTAAATTTCCCTCAATTATGTTCATTTTTTATCCTTTTATTAAATTTTCTATATCCATAGTCTGTTTGACTACTTTGTCAAGCTCATCAAGCGTGAGCATATTTGGCCCATCACATAGTGCCTCGCAAGGATTTATGTGCGTTTCATAAAAAAATCCATCCACGCCAACACTTGCAGCAGCTCTTGCAAGATAAGGCACAAATCTAGCATCCCCGCCACTTTTTTCGCCTAAAGCTGATGGCATTTGCACGCTATGCGTTGCGTCAAAAATGACCGGGGCAAACTCACGCATAAGCACTAAATTTCGCATATCTACGACTAAATTTCCATACCCAAACGTACTTCCTCTCTCACATAGCCAAACGCCGTTTTGCCTAGCCGCTTCATAGCCCTCGCCACTTACGCCACGCGTTTCAAGCACTTTTTTTACGCTGTGTTTCATCGCCGATGCTGCTAAAAACTGCCCTTTTTTGATATTTACAACCGCTTTTGTCTTTGCAGCTGCTACAAGCAAGTCAGTCTGACGGCACAAAAACGCAGGGATTTGCACCACATCAGCCACCTCGCCCACGGGCGTGGCTTGATAGCTTTCGTGAATGTCAGTAACTATCTTAAAGCCAAATTTTTCCTTCACACGGGCTAAAATTTCACAGCCTTTTTCTAACCCAGGGCCGCGAAATGAGCTAATGCTCGTGCGATTTGCCTTATCAAAACTGCTTTTAAAATAAAAATCTATTCTGCTATCTTCATTAAATTTCACTAACCGCTCAGCGACTGCCATCACAAGCTCTTCACTCTCTATCGCGCACGGTCCTGCTATTAGTATCATTATTTTTCCCTTACTACAATTATTCCACTTAAAATAACTAACATTATACCAAAAAATGCCGCTAAATTTGGCAAACTATCGCCCAATAAAACTCCAATTATTATCGTAAAAACGACATCCAGATAGCTTACAGTTGCTACTATGCCAGCCTTTTTTGCCACAGCATAAGACTTGGTAAGATAAATTTGAAAATAATACCCGGCAATGCCCATACAAGCTATCAAAATCCAGGATTTAAGGCTCGGAGCTATAAATTTTGAAAGCAAAAAATCAAGTGGCTCATACTGTACAAACTCAGCCATTATCATAAACAAAACAGGCAGTGCCGACCCCCACGCCATAAAGCTAAGCACGATGGTTTTTGCATCATAACTTCGGTTTAGCTCCCTTACGCTTGTGTAAGCAAGTGCTGCACCTACACCGCTCCAAATGCCTATGATGTCAGTTTTGCTGATACCTAAATTTGGCTGTATGATAAATAAAATTCCAACAAATCCAAGACATATCGCGCCCCATCCTTTTCGGCTTAAAGCCTCTTTAAACACAAGTGCTGAGATTATAGCTGTAAAAATAGGGCTAGTTTTTGAAAAAGTAAAAGCTGCACCAAGGCTTATGTGAGCGATATTATAAAAAAAGGCAAAAAGCGCCATAGTCCCAATAAACCCACGAAACATTAGCAGCCAAAATTTCCCACCCTTGTTATGTGGCTTGTGTTTTGCAAGTAGGTAAAGAACTAAAAAAAGTCCAATCAAATTTCTAAAAAACACCACCTCAATACTTGGCATATAGGCACTTAAAACCTTCGCAAATGCCCCAGTTGTCGCAAATAAAATCGAAGCGATAACCATATAGTAAATACCCAAGTGGCGTAAAATAAATCGTCGAAGTTGCAAATTTAACCTTTGTTTTAAAGGGTAATTTTACTAAAAAAAGTCTTAATAAAAGTGAAATTTGAAAAAGCGGGGCAGGGCGCCCCACATTTTATAGTGTTATAGTGTGTGTAAAGTTACCATGCAAGTTACAGCGAGCGATGGCTTTTAGTGTTTTTACATCTTTTAGATTAACTCTTGCACTTAAGAAGCCACGAGAAATTTCAGGCTCAAGTGAAGCTTTGCTGATAAGCTTGTCATCTGCAAAAAGCTCGATCTCATAGATCCAGTGCTTTGCTTCGCTTGGGTGGATAATCTCTTTTTGTCCGACTGTCACTTCAACAAGAGTAAAGCCCTTTGCGTCAGCATCTTTTACCATTATGTCAGGTAGGTGCTTTGCTTCAAATTCTGTTAAATTTTGTGGGTCTTTTGGTGTTATGTCGTTTTTGTTTGTAATGAGCTTCTCATCATACGCACTAACTGAACTAACCGCTACACCAGCAGCAACTATAGCTTTTAACGCATCTCTTCTTTTCATGTTATTCTCCTTTGTGAAAAGTTCGGTATTATTATATTCTAACTTTTTTGATAACTGGCTGAATAAATTTTTGTTTTTGAAAATTTATAAAATTTTGATCCTTTATAAATAAAATAAGCCTTTTAAATGTATAATACGCATAATAACATAAGGAAAAAATGTGCAAAAAGTTATATTAGTTGGAAAACCAAATGTGGGGAAAAGCTCGCTTTTTAACCGCTTGGCTCGTCAGCGTATCGCCATCACAAGCGACATAGCAGGAACTACTCGTGACACAAATAAAGCCGTTGTAAATTTGGACGGACGAGAGTTTTTGCTTATTGATAGTGGCGGGCTTGATGATAGTAGTGAACTTTTTCGTAATGTCAAGGCTAAGACATTAAATGAAGTTAAAAACTCAGACATCATCATCTATATGGTTGATGGCAAGATGTTGCCAGATGATGAGGATAGAGCGCTGTTTTACAAGCTTTTGAAGCTTAAAAAGCCAACCGCTCTTGTTATAAATAAAGTTGATAGCAAAAAAGATGAGCAGCGAGCGTGGGAATTTGCTCAGTTTGGTGCAAAAGTCGTGTTTTCAATCTCTGTAAGTCATGCTACAGGGGTTGATGAGCTGACGCAGTGGATTGAAAAATTTTTACAAGCTCCTAAGATCGTAGCCGATGAGAGTGAGGATTTTGATGAGTTTTTGCAGGAATTTAACGATGAGGGTGAGCTAGATCTTGACAAAAAAGAGATAGATTACGAAAATAAAAATATAAAAGTTGGTATCATCGGACGAGTAAATGTCGGAAAATCAAGCCTTTTAAATGCTCTTGTAAAAGACGCTAGAGCCGTCGTGAGCGATATAGCTGGCACCACGATAGACCCAGTAAATGAAATTTACGAACACGAAGGACGCGTGTATGAGTTTGTCGATACCGCGGGCATTCGCCGTCGTGGCAAGATAGAAGGTATCGAGCGATACGCACTAAATCGGACTGAGAAAATTTTAGAAAATACAGATGTTGCATTGCTTGTGCTTGATAGTTCTGAGCCACTAAACGAGCTTGATGAGCGTATCGGCGGGCTTGCGAGTAAATTTGAGCTGGCTACGATAATCGTGCTAAATAAGTGGGATAAAAGTGAGTGGGAGTTTGACAAGCTAGTTTTTGAGATAAGGGATAGGTTTAAATTCCTAGCTTATGCACCAGTTATAAGTGTGAGCGCACTTGGTGGTAAAAGGGTGCATAAAATTTATAGTCTTATTAATGAAGTCTATGCAAATTTTACTCAAAAGCTACAAACTTCAAAACTAAATGATGTCATTGGCGAAGCGACTAAAATCCACCCGATACCGCGTGACAAGGGCAAGAGCGTTAAAATTTACTACGCCGTGCAGTTTGGCTTTGCACCACCTAAAATCGCCCTTGTGATGAATAAACCAAAGTGCTTGCATTTTAGCTACAAGCGCTACTTAAATAACAAACTTCGCGAAGCATTTAAGCTAGATGGAAGCCCTGTGGTGCTAATCCCTCGCGGGCGAAATTCACAACAGGAGAGCGAAAATGAAGAGTAGCCACAATATCGTACTTATAGGATTTATGGGTGCTGGCAAGGGTAGCGTAGCGCGTGAGCTAGCGCAAAATTTGGATAGGTTTAATGTTGATACTGATGATATGATAGAAAGCTCGCTAAATATGAAGATTAGGGAAATTTTCAGTGAGTTTGGTGAGACGCATTTTAGGGCATTGGAGAAGAATTTGGCCAAATTTTTAGCTAAAAATTTAAAAAATGCTATCATTTCAACTGGCGGTGGCTTTGCGATGGTTAAGGGGTTAAATAAGATCGGTAAAGTCATATATTTAAAGGCGAGCTTTGACTGCATTATAGAGCGCATGAGAAACAGCGAAAATGCTGAGAAAAAATTTGCCAAAAGGCCACTTTTAAACGACTTAGACAAGGCTAGAGAGCTACATAAAAGTCGTGAAAAAATTTATGAAAAAAAGGCCGACATCATCATAAATGTCGAAAATAAAACGATAAAACAAATCGCAAAAGAGATCAAAAAAATATTAAACAAGGAAAAAGATTGAGAGTATTAACAGGGCTTCAGCCAAGCGGGAAATTGCACTTAGGAAACTATTTTGCTTCGATTAAACAGATGGTGGATGCACAAAATGATAGCGAGATGTTTATCTTTATCGCAAACTACCACGCGATGACCTCGGTGAGCGAGGCGAAAATTTTACGCCAAAATACGCTTGAAGCAGCAGCTGCGTTTTTAGCACTAGGAATTGATCCCGAAAAATCGACATTTTGGGTGCAAAGCGATGTCAAAGAGGTGCTTGAGCTTTACTGGGTGCTAAGCCAATACACCCCGATGGGACTACTTGAGCGCGCCCACAGCTACAAGGATAAAACCGCAAAAGGCATAAATGCAAATCACGGGCTTTTTAGCTATCCAGTGCTGATGGCGGCTGATATTTTGCTATTTGGCGCTGATGTTGTGCCTGTCGGCAAGGATCAGATCCAGCACGTTGAGATCGCTCGCGACATTGCGATAAAGTTTAACAACGAGCATGGAGAAATTTTAAACCTACCATCTCACAAGGTCGCTGAAAATGTCGCTACAGTACCCGGAACTGATGGTGCAAAAATGAGTAAAAGCTATGGCAATACGATAGAAATTTTTAGCGATGCAAAGAGCTTAAAAAAGCAAATCTCATCTATCGTAACTGATGCGACACCGCTTGAAGAGCCAAAACAGTGGCAAAACTGCAACGTCTATAACATCGCAAAGCTGTTTTTGGATGAGAGCGGACAAAGGGCGTTGCAAGAGCGATACGAGCGAGGCGGCGAGGGGCATGGACATTTTAAAATGTATCTAAACGAGCTTGTTTGGGAGCATTTTAAGGACGCAAGAGAGAAATTTGAATACTACTGCAATAATCCAAAAGAGGTCGAGCAAATTTTAAGCCAAGGAGCCAAGAAAGCCCAAAAAATCGCCATGCCTATAATTCAAAATGTAAGAACTGCAACTGGGATATACTAAAAAGGAGTAAGGATGATAAACTTAAAACTACTTGAAAGCAATTATGATGAATTTGTCGCAAAACTGCGTGGCAAGAAGATAAATGAAGAAATTTTAGCAAATTTACTAGACACTTTTAACACCTTAAAAAAGGAGCGCCAGGAGCTTGAAACCTTGCAATCAGTGCAAAATGCAAAAAGCAAGGAGCTTGGAATTTTAGCTAGAAGTGGCGGTGATGTAAGCGCGCTAAAAGATGAGCTAAGTGCGAACAAAGAACTTGTAGCAAAGGCTAGCGAGGTGGTGCGAAAGCTAGAAACTAAGCTTGATAACATCGCTTCAAATGTGCCAAATATCACCGATGATGATGTTCCGTTTGGGGCTGATGAAGATGATAATGTCTGCCTTAAAACCGTGCTAGAGCCAGCAAAATTTGACTTTACGCCAAAGGAGCATTTTGAGCTTGGTGAGGCGCTTGGATGGCTTGACTTTGAGCGAGGGGCGAAAATTTCAGGATCGAGATTTACGATTTTACGAGGAGATGGTGCAAGGCTTAGCAGAGCACTTGTGAATTACATGATCGACTTTAACAGTGCGCGTGGCTTTGAGCTTGTGAATGTGCCATTTTTAGTTAGCTCAAACACTCTCTATGGCACTGGACAGCTACCAAAATTTGAAGAGGATCTTTACAAGGTGCGAGATGAAGATCTATATCTCATACCAACAAGCGAAGTGCCAGTAACAAACATCTATAATAACGAGATAATCCCAGCCGAAAACCTACCTATCAAGATGACTTGCTACTCTGCGTGCTTTCGCCAAGAAGCAGGATCTGCAGGACGTGACACGCGCGGTATGATACGCCAGCACCAGTTTGAAAAGGTCGAGCTTGTAAGTATAACAAAGCCAGAGCAAAGCGAGCAAGTTTTAGACGAGATGATAGCGTGCGCGAGCGACTTACTCACATCGCTTGGCTTACCGCACCGCCATATGCTACTTTGTAGTGGCGATCTTGGATTTAGTGCGGCAAAGACGGTCGATCTTGAAGTTTGGCTACCAGGACAGGGCAAATACCGCGAGATAAGCTCTATCTCAAACACGAGAGATTTTCAAGCAAGACGGGCTAAAATTCGCTTCAAAGAGGATAAAAAAAATGCCTTAGTGCATACTCTAAATGGCTCAAGTCTAGCTGTTGGAAGAACCCTTATCGCTATTATGGAAAACTACCAGCAAAAAGATGGCTCTATAGCAATCCCAGAAGTGCTTAAAAGGTATATGTAGTGGCTGAAAATAACGAAGAAGAGGTCTTAGTTCTTCGTCCTCCTGGTGAGGCGCTAGATGATGATGGTGCAAAGTCTGAAGAGATAGTATCGTTAGATGAGCTTACTGCACAACAAGAAGAGCAACCTGAAGATCAGGTCGTTATCGAGCCACCCAAAAAGGGACTTGATAAGAAAAAAATTATGATTTTTGGCGGCATAGGCTTGCTTGTGCTTTTGATTATCGTCATTTTACTTGTGGTTTTACTAAAAAAAGATAAGTCAAAAGATGGCGTTGGTGAGCTTATACAGCGCATTGAAGAGCGTCCAAAAACACAAGACTTTGGAGCTTCAAAGATAGATGATATGATAAATAAGGCAAATTTGCTTTATGAAAAGGGCGATAAATTTGAAGCACTAAAAATTTATGAAAGTATCGCAGCTTATAATCAAGCTCTTTCAAACTACAATCTTGGCGTATCTCAGATGAAGCAAGAAAATTTCAAAGATGCTGTAGGCTCGTTTGCCAAAGCAATAGCTAATCGCGAAAATACAAGTGTTAGCGCTATAAATGCCGCTGTTTGCTCGCTAGAGCTAGGCGATGAACAGCAGTTTGACTACTACATAGACCTTGCGCACTCATTTTTGCAAAACGAGACATCATCCCCGCTTTATCACTACTATTACGCGCTTATTCACTACTATAAAGGCAACTATATAGAGGCTTTGCATGCTTTAGAGCACCCTAGTAGTGAGTATTACAAAGATAGATATGACTATCTTGCAGCAAAAATTTTAACCGCTCTTGGTAGAAATGAAGATGCGATAAAGCGTCTTGAAAAGCAAGATAGCCTAAACTCAAATATCACTCTAGCACAGCTTTATGCAAATGAGGCGAAATTTGACAAGGCTAGGGATTATCTGGCAAAGGCTGTTAAAAACACAACTCAGCCAGATCTTATCAAGATGACAGCAGCGATAATAGACCTAAAAACCGGCTTTTACGCTGATGCTGCAAATTTTATAGGAGAGGTTAAGGATGTAAATGCAAGCCTGCCAAGCTCGATTTATAAGATAAAAGCCAGACTAAGCCCAGAGCTTTTTGATGTAAATATGGCACAAGCACACTTTAAAGATGATATGTTTTTTAATAAAACTCGCCGATACGAGACGCTGTTTTATTTTGCGCCTTATAAGGTTTTTGACGCTAAACAGACTATGAATCAGATACGAAAGGGTGGAGTGAGTCTCTTTTTAGATGATACAAATGGAGCGAGCGGATATTTACAAAACAGCCTAAATGTCTCAGAAGTAAATTCAAAACTTTCAAGTGCTATAGCAAAAGCCCTAAATTACGAGCTAAAAGCAGCAAATGCTGAGTTTAGTATCTTGGCTCAAACCTACCCAGAGCACTCTATACTTCAGTATAATCTAGCTCTTACTTATGCCCAGCTTGGAAACTTTAGTCTTGCCGCAAAGCACTTTTTAACAAGCTATCATCTGGATCAAAACAACTACTTAGCAGGCATCTTTCATATCATCTCAACCGATGTAACTAACTCGCTAAATCCAAAATTTATAGAAGCCATAAGTGAAAATTTAGAGTCTCAAAATAATATCCCGAATGAAAATTTGTATGCCGCGCTTTTAGCTTTAGTAAATTCAAACCAAGCTTCGATGATACGATATTTAGAGGAGCAAAAAGAGGACACTACGCTAAATTTAGCTTTTGATATTATCATTGCTAAGATAGCTGGATTTGATGATATAATGCAGCAAAAAACGGCAAAGCTCACTCAAATTTTACCAAAAGATATGGTTGCTCATATTTTAAATTTTATCGCAAACAACAAAGATAATGGCGACATAAAGTCCTATGCACAGGCTATACAGCTATATTTTAAGGGTAGAGAGCTTGATGAGAGCGCGTTTTATCATGGGGTTAGTATTATTAAAAAGCAATACATAAACTTACTGCAAATTTCAGGCTTGCTTTTTTATGAGCGCGATAAGATAAAAGAGCGATTAAAAAGTGCTCCTATGAATGCAAATTTGCTCACAACGCTTGCTTATTTACAAATTTTTACTAACGAATTTGATGAGAGTTTTAAAATTTATAATAGACTGATTGATGAATTTAAGCAAGATGACGCGGCAACTTTATTTCTAGCTTCGGTCGCGGCAACTGGTGCAAATAGCCCAAATAACGCTATTGCACTATTAGAACTTACAAATTTAACCGATCCAAGCGCGATAGAAAACCGTGTAGCACTTGGCTTTTTATATCAGCAGATAAACAACTTAGATGCTGCTATCATACAGTATAAAAAGGTCGGTAACACAAGCCATAAGAACGAATTTTATGATTTTGAGATTATAAATGAGCCTAGATGATGTTTCTAGGCTCATATGTTTTAGCTTGCTAGGCTTTGTGCTTTGGCGATAAAGTCATCATTTACGATAAAATTTGTATCATAGATGTATGTTTGCTCGCTCTTTTTTATCTTTATGACAAGGCGTTTGGTGTTTTGTTCATTGCTTTCTTTTTGACTTAGTAAATAAAGTTGTGTGATGATGTCACGACTAAGTGTTTCAAGGTTTAAAACAAGCTCTAAGACCGTATATTCACTAATAGCTTTTTTGGCTACTTCTTGCTGTTTTTTCTCAAATTTTGAGTAGTTTCTTTGTTTTATCTCTTTTGCTTTAAAGTCAGCGCCTGCTGCCTCTTCAAGGCTCATAAATGAACGCAGGCTAATGTTTGAAAACTGATC from the Campylobacter suis genome contains:
- the pyrF gene encoding orotidine-5'-phosphate decarboxylase encodes the protein MKLCVALDLPSRNENLVLVRELSGLDVWLKVGLRSFLRDGAGILSELKGLGGFKIFLDLKLHDIPNTMADAAEVIAALDVDMITLHASAGERAMCEVMSRLNALSKRPLVLAVSALTSFKADEFSAVYNDSVENAVRKFSLSAHRAGLDGMVCSVFESALIKDVTSDEFLTLTPGIRPFGESTNDQSRVASLDDAKSAKSDFIVVGRPIYKAQNPREITQKILAQI
- the nusB gene encoding transcription antitermination factor NusB gives rise to the protein MATRHQARQAVVSLLYSHEMSGVSEEFLEEFLNERKIRNERREDVVRAFNEILAKKDAIDRKLKEYLKDGDIEKVGVVERNILRLGVYEMTLGEADTAVIINEAVELAKELTSDTSPRFINGVLGAIKASK
- the ribH gene encoding 6,7-dimethyl-8-ribityllumazine synthase yields the protein MNIIEGNLALTGKEKVAIINARFNHIITDRLVEGARDAFLRHGGDEKNLSLILVPGAFEIPMALQKALESGKFDAVCCVGAVIRGSTPHFDYVSAETTKGIANVTLKYGLPVTFGVLTVDSIEQAIERAGSKAGNKGFEAMTGVIEMLSLYRNLKA
- the kdsA gene encoding 3-deoxy-8-phosphooctulonate synthase — encoded protein: MILIAGPCAIESEELVMAVAERLVKFNEDSRIDFYFKSSFDKANRTSISSFRGPGLEKGCEILARVKEKFGFKIVTDIHESYQATPVGEVADVVQIPAFLCRQTDLLVAAAKTKAVVNIKKGQFLAASAMKHSVKKVLETRGVSGEGYEAARQNGVWLCERGSTFGYGNLVVDMRNLVLMREFAPVIFDATHSVQMPSALGEKSGGDARFVPYLARAAASVGVDGFFYETHINPCEALCDGPNMLTLDELDKVVKQTMDIENLIKG
- a CDS encoding DMT family transporter gives rise to the protein MQLRRFILRHLGIYYMVIASILFATTGAFAKVLSAYMPSIEVVFFRNLIGLFLVLYLLAKHKPHNKGGKFWLLMFRGFIGTMALFAFFYNIAHISLGAAFTFSKTSPIFTAIISALVFKEALSRKGWGAICLGFVGILFIIQPNLGISKTDIIGIWSGVGAALAYTSVRELNRSYDAKTIVLSFMAWGSALPVLFMIMAEFVQYEPLDFLLSKFIAPSLKSWILIACMGIAGYYFQIYLTKSYAVAKKAGIVATVSYLDVVFTIIIGVLLGDSLPNLAAFFGIMLVILSGIIVVREK
- a CDS encoding desulfoferrodoxin family protein, producing the protein MKRRDALKAIVAAGVAVSSVSAYDEKLITNKNDITPKDPQNLTEFEAKHLPDIMVKDADAKGFTLVEVTVGQKEIIHPSEAKHWIYEIELFADDKLISKASLEPEISRGFLSARVNLKDVKTLKAIARCNLHGNFTHTITL
- the der gene encoding ribosome biogenesis GTPase Der, with the protein product MQKVILVGKPNVGKSSLFNRLARQRIAITSDIAGTTRDTNKAVVNLDGREFLLIDSGGLDDSSELFRNVKAKTLNEVKNSDIIIYMVDGKMLPDDEDRALFYKLLKLKKPTALVINKVDSKKDEQRAWEFAQFGAKVVFSISVSHATGVDELTQWIEKFLQAPKIVADESEDFDEFLQEFNDEGELDLDKKEIDYENKNIKVGIIGRVNVGKSSLLNALVKDARAVVSDIAGTTIDPVNEIYEHEGRVYEFVDTAGIRRRGKIEGIERYALNRTEKILENTDVALLVLDSSEPLNELDERIGGLASKFELATIIVLNKWDKSEWEFDKLVFEIRDRFKFLAYAPVISVSALGGKRVHKIYSLINEVYANFTQKLQTSKLNDVIGEATKIHPIPRDKGKSVKIYYAVQFGFAPPKIALVMNKPKCLHFSYKRYLNNKLREAFKLDGSPVVLIPRGRNSQQESENEE
- a CDS encoding shikimate kinase, which codes for MKSSHNIVLIGFMGAGKGSVARELAQNLDRFNVDTDDMIESSLNMKIREIFSEFGETHFRALEKNLAKFLAKNLKNAIISTGGGFAMVKGLNKIGKVIYLKASFDCIIERMRNSENAEKKFAKRPLLNDLDKARELHKSREKIYEKKADIIINVENKTIKQIAKEIKKILNKEKD
- the trpS gene encoding tryptophan--tRNA ligase, whose product is MRVLTGLQPSGKLHLGNYFASIKQMVDAQNDSEMFIFIANYHAMTSVSEAKILRQNTLEAAAAFLALGIDPEKSTFWVQSDVKEVLELYWVLSQYTPMGLLERAHSYKDKTAKGINANHGLFSYPVLMAADILLFGADVVPVGKDQIQHVEIARDIAIKFNNEHGEILNLPSHKVAENVATVPGTDGAKMSKSYGNTIEIFSDAKSLKKQISSIVTDATPLEEPKQWQNCNVYNIAKLFLDESGQRALQERYERGGEGHGHFKMYLNELVWEHFKDAREKFEYYCNNPKEVEQILSQGAKKAQKIAMPIIQNVRTATGIY
- the serS gene encoding serine--tRNA ligase → MINLKLLESNYDEFVAKLRGKKINEEILANLLDTFNTLKKERQELETLQSVQNAKSKELGILARSGGDVSALKDELSANKELVAKASEVVRKLETKLDNIASNVPNITDDDVPFGADEDDNVCLKTVLEPAKFDFTPKEHFELGEALGWLDFERGAKISGSRFTILRGDGARLSRALVNYMIDFNSARGFELVNVPFLVSSNTLYGTGQLPKFEEDLYKVRDEDLYLIPTSEVPVTNIYNNEIIPAENLPIKMTCYSACFRQEAGSAGRDTRGMIRQHQFEKVELVSITKPEQSEQVLDEMIACASDLLTSLGLPHRHMLLCSGDLGFSAAKTVDLEVWLPGQGKYREISSISNTRDFQARRAKIRFKEDKKNALVHTLNGSSLAVGRTLIAIMENYQQKDGSIAIPEVLKRYM
- a CDS encoding tetratricopeptide repeat protein encodes the protein MAENNEEEVLVLRPPGEALDDDGAKSEEIVSLDELTAQQEEQPEDQVVIEPPKKGLDKKKIMIFGGIGLLVLLIIVILLVVLLKKDKSKDGVGELIQRIEERPKTQDFGASKIDDMINKANLLYEKGDKFEALKIYESIAAYNQALSNYNLGVSQMKQENFKDAVGSFAKAIANRENTSVSAINAAVCSLELGDEQQFDYYIDLAHSFLQNETSSPLYHYYYALIHYYKGNYIEALHALEHPSSEYYKDRYDYLAAKILTALGRNEDAIKRLEKQDSLNSNITLAQLYANEAKFDKARDYLAKAVKNTTQPDLIKMTAAIIDLKTGFYADAANFIGEVKDVNASLPSSIYKIKARLSPELFDVNMAQAHFKDDMFFNKTRRYETLFYFAPYKVFDAKQTMNQIRKGGVSLFLDDTNGASGYLQNSLNVSEVNSKLSSAIAKALNYELKAANAEFSILAQTYPEHSILQYNLALTYAQLGNFSLAAKHFLTSYHLDQNNYLAGIFHIISTDVTNSLNPKFIEAISENLESQNNIPNENLYAALLALVNSNQASMIRYLEEQKEDTTLNLAFDIIIAKIAGFDDIMQQKTAKLTQILPKDMVAHILNFIANNKDNGDIKSYAQAIQLYFKGRELDESAFYHGVSIIKKQYINLLQISGLLFYERDKIKERLKSAPMNANLLTTLAYLQIFTNEFDESFKIYNRLIDEFKQDDAATLFLASVAATGANSPNNAIALLELTNLTDPSAIENRVALGFLYQQINNLDAAIIQYKKVGNTSHKNEFYDFEIINEPR